In a genomic window of Chitinophagales bacterium:
- a CDS encoding copper-translocating P-type ATPase — protein METSTKNTIVYLPLEGVESEHCALIIDKELAGVAGISSSKIELNNRRAVIEVSNSEGVLSAIKAIREIGYGVTTVKSTFPVLGMSCASCAGSAESAVIHAAGVVHASVNFASGNLTVEYLPSMLDAAQLQKIVQNAGYDLLVENEQAQAETLEAIHDAKISTLKKHTVLAILLALPVAIIGMFFMDMPYANILMWLLSTPVVFWLGKGFFVNAWKQAKHHSANMDTLVALSTGIAYLFSVFNMFFEKFWHTKGLHAHVYFEAAAVIIAFILLGKLLEEKAKNHTSSAIKKLMGLQPKTVVLLHASGEEQQVPISAVEAGNTILVKPGEKIAVDGIVLEGSSYVDESMLNGEPLPILKQKGDEVFAGAINQRGSFRFKAVKVGRDTMLAQIIKAVQDAQGSKAPVQKLVDKIASIFVPVVMLVALVSFVAWIVLGGENSWAQGLLSAVSVLVIACPCALGLATPTAIMVGVGKGAEHGILIKDAESLEVAKKINAVVLDKTGTITEGRPQVTDEKWLHHHPTEKSILLSIEKQSEHPLAAAVAKHLEHLQEVPLSYFESITGKGVKAICNEQAYFVGNKKLLLENNIAISQELQQQFSDWSAAAKTVVFFANSIEALAIIAIADKVKESSHAAITQLQQMGIELYMLTGDSETTASAIAAQTGIKHYKAEMLPQQKADFIKQLQQQQKVVAMVGDGINDSTALAVADVSIAMGKGSDIAMDVAKMTIISSELTKIPQAIKLSQQTVATIKQNLFWAFVYNVIGIPVAAGILYPINGFLLNPMIAGAAMALSSVSVVSNSLRLKWKS, from the coding sequence ATGGAAACCAGCACTAAAAATACTATAGTTTACCTTCCATTAGAAGGTGTAGAAAGCGAACACTGTGCTCTAATTATAGATAAGGAGTTAGCAGGCGTAGCAGGAATTTCGAGCAGTAAAATAGAGTTGAATAATCGCAGAGCTGTAATTGAGGTTAGCAATAGCGAAGGCGTATTGAGCGCAATTAAAGCTATCAGAGAAATTGGCTATGGCGTTACTACCGTAAAGAGTACTTTTCCTGTTTTAGGAATGTCGTGCGCTTCGTGTGCAGGGAGTGCAGAAAGTGCCGTAATACATGCAGCAGGCGTGGTGCATGCTTCGGTAAATTTTGCTTCGGGAAATCTTACCGTGGAATACTTGCCATCAATGTTAGATGCCGCGCAGTTGCAAAAGATAGTGCAAAATGCAGGTTATGATTTGCTAGTAGAAAATGAGCAAGCACAAGCAGAAACCTTAGAGGCTATACATGATGCCAAGATAAGTACACTAAAGAAGCATACAGTTCTTGCAATTTTATTGGCACTTCCTGTAGCAATAATTGGTATGTTTTTTATGGATATGCCTTATGCCAATATTCTCATGTGGTTGTTATCAACTCCCGTAGTTTTTTGGTTGGGCAAAGGTTTTTTTGTGAATGCATGGAAACAGGCAAAGCACCATTCCGCCAATATGGATACATTGGTAGCACTGAGCACTGGTATTGCATATTTGTTTAGTGTATTCAATATGTTTTTCGAAAAATTTTGGCATACCAAAGGCTTACACGCACATGTGTATTTTGAAGCCGCAGCAGTAATTATTGCATTTATTTTGTTAGGAAAATTGCTCGAAGAAAAAGCAAAGAACCATACTTCATCTGCCATAAAAAAGCTTATGGGTTTACAACCTAAAACAGTAGTATTGTTGCATGCCAGTGGCGAAGAGCAGCAAGTGCCCATTAGTGCTGTGGAGGCAGGAAATACAATACTTGTAAAGCCGGGCGAAAAAATAGCGGTAGATGGGATTGTTTTAGAAGGTAGTTCGTATGTAGATGAAAGTATGCTGAATGGAGAGCCGCTGCCGATACTCAAACAGAAGGGCGATGAGGTATTTGCAGGAGCAATAAACCAAAGGGGAAGTTTTCGTTTTAAGGCAGTAAAGGTGGGGCGAGACACCATGCTGGCGCAGATAATTAAAGCCGTGCAAGATGCACAAGGCAGTAAAGCGCCCGTACAGAAATTGGTAGATAAAATTGCCTCCATTTTTGTGCCGGTAGTAATGTTGGTGGCATTAGTGTCTTTTGTAGCATGGATTGTGTTGGGCGGAGAAAATAGCTGGGCGCAAGGACTCTTGTCTGCAGTTTCGGTACTGGTAATTGCGTGTCCTTGTGCATTGGGTTTGGCTACACCAACCGCTATTATGGTAGGCGTAGGAAAAGGTGCGGAGCATGGAATCTTAATTAAAGATGCAGAGAGCTTAGAAGTTGCCAAAAAGATAAATGCGGTAGTGCTGGATAAAACAGGGACCATTACCGAAGGTCGTCCTCAAGTTACAGATGAAAAATGGTTGCATCATCACCCAACAGAAAAGAGTATTTTATTGAGTATTGAAAAGCAATCGGAGCATCCACTGGCAGCAGCAGTTGCCAAGCACTTAGAGCATTTGCAAGAAGTACCTTTGTCGTACTTCGAAAGCATAACAGGAAAAGGGGTAAAAGCAATCTGTAATGAGCAAGCATATTTTGTGGGTAATAAGAAACTACTGCTCGAAAACAATATTGCCATATCTCAAGAGTTGCAACAGCAGTTTAGTGATTGGAGTGCAGCAGCTAAAACGGTGGTGTTTTTTGCAAATAGTATTGAAGCCTTAGCCATTATTGCCATTGCCGATAAAGTAAAAGAATCATCGCATGCAGCAATTACGCAATTGCAGCAAATGGGTATAGAGCTTTATATGCTCACAGGCGATAGCGAAACCACAGCAAGTGCTATTGCAGCACAAACAGGTATTAAGCATTACAAAGCAGAAATGTTGCCGCAGCAAAAAGCCGATTTTATTAAACAATTACAGCAGCAACAAAAAGTAGTGGCAATGGTAGGCGATGGCATAAACGATAGCACAGCTTTAGCAGTGGCAGATGTGAGTATTGCTATGGGTAAAGGCAGCGATATTGCAATGGATGTTGCTAAAATGACCATTATTTCATCGGAACTTACAAAAATACCACAGGCAATAAAACTTTCGCAGCAAACAGTTGCTACCATTAAGCAAAACCTTTTTTGGGCATTTGTTTACAATGTTATAGGCATTCCGGTGGCAGCAGGCATACTTTATCCCATCAATGGTTTTTTATTAAATCCAATGATTGCAGGCGCAGCAATGGCGCTGAGCAGCGTTAGCGTGGTAAGCAACAGTTTGCGTTTAAAATGGAAATCCTAA
- a CDS encoding DUF3347 domain-containing protein, whose product MKKILFVCVVTLLTFSAIAQNATPLLSNYIKVKNALVNGEGKVAAEAATALQKSIQESTAFAQKENLQNAVNKLVAAKNIEKQRIAFTDVSTLMWAFVKGNTAVKEEVFYQYCPMKKAYWLSTEKEIRNPYYGASMLECGKVVEIKK is encoded by the coding sequence ATGAAAAAAATATTGTTTGTATGCGTAGTAACGTTGCTGACATTCTCTGCAATAGCTCAAAACGCAACACCACTTTTAAGTAACTACATTAAAGTGAAAAATGCACTGGTAAATGGCGAAGGCAAAGTTGCGGCAGAGGCCGCTACTGCATTGCAAAAGAGCATTCAAGAAAGCACGGCATTTGCTCAAAAAGAGAACTTGCAAAATGCTGTAAACAAACTGGTGGCAGCAAAGAACATAGAAAAGCAAAGAATTGCATTTACAGATGTTTCTACGCTCATGTGGGCTTTTGTAAAAGGCAATACCGCAGTTAAGGAAGAGGTTTTTTACCAATACTGCCCCATGAAAAAAGCCTATTGGCTCAGCACAGAAAAGGAAATCCGCAATCCTTATTATGGCGCTTCTATGCTAGAATGTGGCAAAGTAGTGGAAATTAAAAAGTAA
- a CDS encoding helix-turn-helix transcriptional regulator, with protein sequence MSTLFIKNMVCNRCIMVVQQAIEKLGWDVKNIKLGEVTLVNNIDEKGKKELEQFLVALGFELIDDRKSRIIERIKNVIIELVHHQDNDTKTNLSDVLKQELHHDYNYLSNLFSEVEGTTIEKYFIAQKIERVKELLVYDELSLSEIAYQLNYSSVAYLSNQFKKVTGLTPSHFKQIKADKRKPLDQV encoded by the coding sequence ATGAGTACACTGTTTATTAAGAATATGGTTTGCAATCGTTGTATTATGGTAGTGCAGCAGGCTATAGAAAAACTCGGCTGGGATGTAAAAAATATTAAGTTGGGCGAAGTTACGTTGGTAAATAATATTGACGAAAAGGGGAAAAAGGAGCTAGAGCAATTTTTAGTAGCGTTAGGTTTTGAATTGATTGATGATAGAAAGAGCCGCATTATTGAGCGAATTAAAAATGTAATTATAGAGTTGGTTCATCACCAAGATAATGACACAAAAACTAATTTATCGGATGTGCTAAAACAAGAACTGCATCACGATTACAATTATTTATCGAATTTATTTTCTGAGGTAGAAGGTACTACCATCGAGAAGTATTTTATTGCTCAAAAGATTGAGCGGGTAAAAGAATTATTGGTGTACGATGAATTATCGCTCAGCGAAATTGCATACCAGCTCAATTATTCGAGTGTAGCCTATTTAAGTAATCAATTTAAGAAGGTAACGGGGCTTACTCCAAGCCATTTTAAGCAGATAAAGGCCGATAAGCGCAAACCTTTAGACCAAGTGTAA
- a CDS encoding heavy-metal-associated domain-containing protein: MENTKEFQFKTNINCGGCISSVKPHLDNAAGICEWKVDTANKDKILTVKTNGITATEVIETVQKAGFKIELVNN; the protein is encoded by the coding sequence ATGGAAAACACTAAAGAATTTCAGTTTAAAACCAATATCAATTGTGGAGGTTGTATATCGTCTGTAAAACCACATTTAGATAACGCAGCCGGTATCTGCGAATGGAAAGTAGATACGGCTAATAAAGATAAAATACTTACCGTAAAAACGAATGGCATTACTGCAACAGAAGTTATTGAAACGGTTCAAAAAGCAGGATTTAAAATAGAATTAGTAAACAACTAA
- a CDS encoding acyltransferase family protein, producing MSRVKKVPDLSKFDFNPPSKTFARNFIRPFKLWFAPNFYGLEKLDVSKPAMFVSNHTILGVLDGYPFGIELYLKKGIILRSLADNNHFKIPFWRNLITERLGVVKASRENCAALMMRKESMLVFPGGTREICKKKGEEYILKWSDRNGFVRMAMQYGYDIIPVAAVGAEEAYTITKDANEILSETGFGKFLKFTGIADSVFKGGDLFPPLVKGWGPTVIPKPVKLYFSFGKRISTKHLKSKFEDDAAQQTIKGKVESALQEQFEALFRLREKDKSGSAIIRNVLVR from the coding sequence ATGAGCAGAGTAAAAAAAGTACCGGATTTATCGAAGTTCGATTTTAATCCACCTTCAAAAACATTTGCGCGAAATTTTATTCGCCCATTCAAACTTTGGTTTGCGCCCAATTTTTACGGTCTCGAAAAATTAGATGTGTCTAAACCGGCAATGTTTGTGAGCAATCATACCATTTTAGGCGTATTAGATGGCTATCCGTTTGGGATAGAATTGTATTTAAAGAAAGGAATAATACTACGCTCTTTGGCAGATAATAACCATTTTAAAATTCCTTTTTGGCGCAATTTAATTACAGAACGTTTGGGCGTTGTAAAAGCCAGTCGCGAAAATTGTGCTGCACTAATGATGCGTAAAGAAAGCATGTTGGTTTTTCCGGGTGGCACACGAGAAATATGCAAGAAAAAAGGAGAAGAGTATATTTTAAAATGGAGCGATAGAAATGGTTTTGTGCGTATGGCAATGCAATATGGTTACGATATCATTCCGGTGGCAGCAGTAGGTGCAGAAGAAGCCTACACCATCACCAAAGACGCCAACGAAATTTTAAGCGAAACAGGCTTCGGAAAATTTTTGAAGTTCACAGGAATAGCAGATAGCGTTTTTAAAGGAGGCGATTTGTTTCCTCCATTAGTAAAAGGTTGGGGACCTACCGTAATACCTAAGCCGGTGAAGTTGTATTTTAGTTTTGGCAAACGAATTTCAACCAAACACCTTAAAAGTAAGTTTGAAGACGATGCTGCGCAGCAAACAATAAAAGGAAAAGTGGAATCTGCCCTTCAGGAACAATTTGAAGCACTATTCAGGCTACGTGAAAAGGATAAGAGCGGAAGTGCCATCATTAGAAATGTATTAGTGAGGTAG